From Herpetosiphonaceae bacterium, a single genomic window includes:
- a CDS encoding SDR family NAD(P)-dependent oxidoreductase, whose amino-acid sequence MSDGSTYHPSRSIAIVGMSGRFPGARNIEQFWRNLCAGVESITFFQNDELEPSLTSPVDPDTPNFIKAGPILDDVESFDASFFGYTPRDAEIIDPQHRLFLECAWEALEHAGYDSEQYKGWIGVYGGLGLPSYLLNNLYQNDQIRLLMASGGTLQLSTANNVDYLSTRVAYKLNLKGPSITLQTACSTALVAVHLACQNLLSYQCDMALAGGVSVRVPQYDGYWYQEGGIMSPDGHCRAFDERAQGTVFGSGVGIVVLKRLDEAIKDGDTIHAIIRGSAVNNDGALKVGFTAPGVDGQMAVIAMAQRSAGVDPATISYVEAHGTATPVGDPIEVSALTQVFRSRTEKKHYCALGSVKTNIGHANTAAGIAGLIKTVLALKHGVIPPSLHFERPNPKIDFENSPFFVNTELREWQSDGDTPRRAALNSFGVGGTNAHAVLEEAPLVEPSGPSRPWHLLTLSARSETALEAATDNLIAHLRQQPDVPLADVAYTLQVGRRAFNYRRTLVCRDRDDAIGALESRDPRRLVSAFREQRDRPIAFMFSGQGAQYVGMARDLYEAEPVFREQVDRCAALLKPRLGLDLRDVLYPSPERTALAEQRLGQTAVTQPALFVVEYALAQLWMSWGFQPQALLGHSIGEYVAATLAGVFSLEDALTLVAARARLMQQMPGGAMLTVPLTEQEVEPLLGSNLSLAAINTPNRCVVSGLGDAIDALERQLTEQGLSCRRLHTSHAFHSKMMEPLIEPFVKQVQRIRMHAPSIPYISNVTGTWITAEQATDPSYWATHLRQAVRFADGVGELLREPDRILLEVGPGQALSTLARQHPGRHATHAVLSSTRHPQEEHSDVAYALQTVGQLWLAGARVEWSRLYASERRLRVPLPTYPFERQRYWISPSPAPDDAKQRAASFAKKPDIADWFYIPSWKRSVPPVLEPGALAEQASWLLFLDETGVGAQLAQRLERAGQTVTTVTAGTRFEQRDDRAYALNPVQAEDYQQLLAALDAAGAAPQTIVHLWSVTPPGAAVPEQVRDRSFYSLFFLAQALGARDTSAPISIKIVSNELHKVTGQETLCPEKATLLGPCKVIGQEYPNLRCQSIDALMPPPGTIQEAEWIDQLLAECATPTTETVIAYRDDERWVQTFEAVRLGEAIPGKNRLREQGVYLITGGLGGIGLVLAEYLAQTAQARLVLTGRSAFPDRDEWQPWLDSHGEQDGTSQKIRQLQAIEALGGEVLAVRADVASADDMRAAVAQAVDRFGALHGVIHSAGIAGGGLIQLKTPEMAARVLAPKVTALRVLESVLADVNLDLLVLCSSTTGVIGGIGQVDYCAANAFLDAFAAYYAARYGSYSVSINWDAWQEVGMAVNVAASYGLTTAQRSFQKELAHPLLDRRIEKPSQETYLTEFNGPSHWVLSEHKIMGVPAIPGTGYLEMARAAFEQRAQGRPIELRDVFFMSPLMVAEDEHKEVHTILEGTGDSAEFRVISRAASKDGGEPTWQEHARGNVGVATDAPGSYQVDAWIERCGGQAIEVSEEEVRKAERFVYWGPRWMSLKRAYASEREGLAVLEMPPAFADDVAEYGLHPALLDVATAFGNGLAGQGESYLPLSYGSLTAYGALPGSVYSYVRYKPDADDSRETISFDITIVDQQGAARVEIRDFTMRRVSQSATRLRETAESKRAGESVPAAAATNGSQSASVVTGILSKEGVEVFKRIMSRSRLPQIVVSTRDLHMAIERASSIGESRIVEAIDQVSQSRPAHPRPNVQTPFVAPRSETEQWLSTVWQAVLGIEQVGIYDNFFELGGDSVLALQVIAKSKDLGAQLTPAQLFQHQTIAELAAAINPGDLPVVGHELAAGPLPLTPIQRWLMERQIAAPQHASQAMLLEVPPDLDGALLAQAVRHLIDHHAALRTRIELTSDGWQQRVAEREEHPVFSAIDVSNISPEAARAQMQAEAAALQASLDLQHGPLLRVALFYAGTAQPAHLLLAIHQLVVDAGSWPLVLADLWTAYRQLSQGAEVALPSGTAPFSRWAAQIAELARSQDVLDERRYWQTLDAEVVPLPRDLAAPDSANTQSTAAAVRVALDADTTRALLDDVTDAYRAQVSDLLLTALVNTLARWSGDTGLLLDLHADGRDALSGSVDLSRTVGCFTTRYPLRLPYDPADELSAALKTVKEALRRVPDQGLGYGLLRYLNADTADWMRALPSPEVSFSYLGSLDARLPSDAPWKLDGGDVGPLHSPGDRRPYLLAIEARIVGGCLELEWSYSSALHQHATIERLARACVEALQTIVDECQSPSAEAFTPSDFPLSGLDQETLNRFLSNVRSRS is encoded by the coding sequence ATGAGTGACGGAAGCACATATCATCCGTCAAGAAGCATTGCGATCGTCGGGATGAGCGGGCGCTTTCCGGGCGCGCGCAACATCGAGCAGTTCTGGCGGAATCTGTGCGCTGGTGTTGAGTCGATAACCTTTTTCCAGAATGACGAGCTGGAGCCGTCGCTCACGAGTCCTGTCGATCCCGATACGCCGAACTTTATCAAAGCCGGGCCGATCCTCGACGATGTCGAGTCGTTCGACGCGAGCTTTTTTGGCTACACGCCGCGCGACGCCGAGATCATCGATCCGCAGCACCGCCTGTTTCTGGAGTGCGCCTGGGAGGCGCTTGAGCACGCCGGATACGACTCCGAGCAGTACAAGGGCTGGATCGGCGTGTACGGCGGCCTGGGATTGCCGAGCTACCTGCTCAATAACCTCTACCAGAACGATCAGATCCGGCTGCTGATGGCCTCCGGCGGCACGCTTCAGCTCTCGACGGCCAACAACGTCGACTATCTCTCGACGCGCGTCGCCTACAAGCTCAACCTGAAAGGGCCGAGCATCACGCTGCAAACCGCCTGCTCCACGGCGCTGGTCGCGGTGCATCTGGCCTGCCAAAACCTGCTGAGCTACCAGTGCGACATGGCGCTGGCCGGGGGCGTCTCGGTGCGCGTGCCGCAGTACGACGGCTACTGGTATCAGGAGGGCGGGATCATGTCGCCCGACGGCCACTGCCGGGCCTTCGACGAGCGGGCACAGGGCACCGTCTTCGGCAGCGGCGTGGGCATCGTCGTGCTCAAGCGGCTGGACGAGGCGATCAAGGACGGCGATACGATCCACGCGATCATTCGCGGCTCGGCGGTCAACAACGACGGCGCGCTCAAGGTCGGCTTTACCGCGCCCGGCGTGGATGGTCAGATGGCCGTGATCGCTATGGCCCAGCGCAGCGCCGGAGTCGATCCCGCGACGATCAGCTACGTCGAGGCGCACGGCACCGCCACGCCGGTCGGCGATCCGATCGAAGTCTCGGCGCTGACCCAGGTCTTTCGTTCGCGCACCGAGAAGAAGCACTACTGCGCGCTCGGCTCGGTCAAGACCAACATCGGCCACGCCAACACCGCCGCCGGGATCGCGGGCCTGATCAAGACGGTGCTGGCGCTCAAGCATGGCGTGATCCCGCCCAGCCTGCACTTCGAGCGGCCCAATCCCAAGATCGACTTCGAGAACAGCCCGTTTTTCGTCAACACCGAGCTGCGCGAGTGGCAGAGCGATGGCGACACGCCGCGCCGCGCCGCGCTCAACTCCTTCGGCGTCGGCGGCACCAACGCCCACGCGGTGCTGGAAGAAGCGCCGCTAGTCGAGCCGTCTGGACCGTCGCGGCCCTGGCACCTGCTGACGCTCTCGGCCCGCAGCGAGACGGCGCTCGAAGCCGCCACCGACAACCTGATCGCGCATCTCAGACAGCAGCCCGACGTGCCGCTGGCCGATGTCGCCTACACGCTCCAGGTCGGTCGTCGCGCCTTCAACTACCGCCGCACGCTGGTCTGCCGCGACCGCGACGACGCGATCGGCGCGCTGGAGTCGCGCGATCCCAGGCGGCTGGTCAGCGCCTTCCGCGAGCAGCGCGACCGCCCGATCGCCTTTATGTTCTCCGGCCAGGGCGCGCAGTACGTCGGGATGGCCCGCGATCTCTACGAGGCCGAGCCGGTCTTTCGCGAGCAGGTCGATCGCTGCGCGGCGCTGCTGAAGCCGCGCCTGGGCCTTGATCTGCGCGATGTGCTCTATCCCAGCCCGGAGCGCACGGCGCTTGCCGAGCAGCGCCTGGGCCAGACGGCGGTGACACAGCCCGCGCTGTTCGTGGTCGAGTACGCGCTGGCGCAGCTCTGGATGAGCTGGGGCTTTCAGCCGCAGGCGCTGCTCGGCCACTCGATCGGCGAGTACGTCGCGGCGACGCTCGCGGGCGTCTTCTCGCTGGAAGACGCGCTGACGCTGGTCGCGGCGCGCGCGCGGCTGATGCAGCAGATGCCGGGCGGCGCGATGCTGACCGTGCCGCTGACCGAGCAGGAGGTCGAGCCGCTGCTCGGCTCAAACCTCTCGCTGGCGGCGATCAACACGCCGAACCGCTGCGTCGTCTCCGGCCTCGGCGACGCGATCGACGCGCTGGAGCGGCAACTGACCGAGCAGGGCTTGAGCTGCCGCCGCCTGCATACGTCGCATGCGTTTCACTCGAAGATGATGGAGCCGCTGATCGAGCCGTTCGTCAAGCAGGTCCAGCGCATCCGTATGCACGCGCCGAGCATCCCGTACATCTCGAACGTGACCGGCACCTGGATCACCGCCGAGCAGGCGACCGATCCGAGCTACTGGGCGACGCATCTACGGCAGGCAGTGCGCTTCGCCGATGGTGTGGGCGAGCTGCTGCGCGAGCCCGACCGGATCTTGCTTGAGGTTGGTCCCGGCCAGGCGCTCAGCACGCTGGCCCGCCAGCATCCGGGCAGGCACGCCACGCACGCGGTGCTCTCCTCGACGCGCCACCCGCAGGAGGAGCATTCGGATGTCGCGTACGCGCTCCAGACCGTCGGCCAGCTCTGGCTGGCAGGCGCGCGCGTCGAGTGGTCGCGGCTGTATGCGAGCGAGCGCCGCCTGCGGGTGCCGCTGCCGACCTATCCCTTCGAGCGGCAGCGCTACTGGATCAGCCCGTCGCCCGCGCCGGACGACGCGAAGCAGCGCGCTGCTTCGTTCGCCAAAAAGCCCGACATCGCCGACTGGTTCTATATTCCGTCGTGGAAGCGCTCGGTGCCGCCGGTATTGGAGCCGGGCGCGCTCGCCGAGCAGGCTAGCTGGCTGCTCTTTCTCGACGAGACGGGCGTCGGCGCGCAGCTAGCGCAGCGTCTTGAGCGCGCGGGACAGACCGTGACGACGGTCACGGCGGGCACGCGCTTCGAGCAGCGCGACGATCGAGCCTACGCGCTGAATCCGGTGCAGGCCGAGGACTACCAGCAGTTGCTCGCGGCGCTGGACGCGGCGGGCGCAGCGCCGCAGACGATCGTCCATTTGTGGAGCGTAACGCCGCCGGGAGCCGCCGTGCCTGAGCAGGTGCGCGACCGCAGCTTCTATAGTCTCTTCTTTCTGGCGCAGGCGCTGGGCGCGCGCGACACGTCCGCGCCGATCTCGATCAAGATCGTCTCGAACGAGCTGCACAAAGTGACCGGCCAGGAGACGCTCTGCCCCGAAAAAGCGACGCTGCTGGGGCCGTGCAAGGTGATCGGGCAGGAGTATCCCAACCTGCGCTGCCAGAGCATCGACGCGCTGATGCCGCCGCCCGGAACGATTCAGGAGGCGGAGTGGATCGACCAACTGCTGGCCGAGTGCGCCACGCCGACGACCGAGACGGTGATCGCCTACCGCGACGACGAGCGTTGGGTGCAGACCTTCGAGGCGGTGCGGCTCGGCGAGGCGATTCCCGGCAAGAACCGGCTGCGCGAGCAGGGCGTGTATCTGATCACCGGCGGCCTCGGTGGGATCGGGCTGGTGCTGGCGGAGTACCTGGCGCAGACCGCGCAGGCCCGGCTGGTGCTGACCGGACGCTCGGCCTTTCCCGATCGTGACGAGTGGCAGCCGTGGCTCGACTCGCACGGCGAGCAGGACGGCACCAGCCAGAAGATTCGCCAGCTTCAGGCGATCGAGGCGCTCGGCGGCGAGGTCCTTGCAGTGCGCGCCGATGTCGCCAGCGCCGACGATATGCGCGCCGCCGTGGCGCAGGCTGTCGATCGCTTTGGCGCGCTGCACGGCGTGATCCACTCGGCGGGCATCGCGGGCGGCGGTCTGATCCAGCTCAAAACGCCGGAGATGGCGGCGCGGGTGCTCGCGCCCAAGGTCACGGCGCTGCGCGTGCTCGAATCGGTGCTGGCAGATGTCAATCTCGACCTGCTGGTGCTCTGCTCCTCGACGACGGGCGTGATCGGCGGCATCGGGCAGGTGGACTACTGCGCGGCCAACGCTTTTCTCGACGCCTTCGCGGCCTACTACGCCGCGCGCTACGGCAGCTACAGCGTGTCGATCAACTGGGATGCCTGGCAGGAGGTCGGGATGGCCGTGAATGTGGCGGCCTCCTACGGCCTGACGACGGCGCAACGCAGCTTCCAGAAGGAGCTGGCCCATCCGCTGCTCGACCGGCGGATCGAGAAGCCGAGCCAGGAGACGTATCTGACCGAGTTCAACGGCCCCAGCCATTGGGTGCTGTCGGAGCACAAGATTATGGGCGTGCCCGCGATCCCCGGCACCGGCTATCTGGAGATGGCCCGCGCCGCGTTCGAGCAGCGCGCGCAGGGCCGCCCGATCGAGCTGCGCGATGTCTTCTTTATGTCGCCGCTGATGGTCGCCGAGGACGAGCACAAAGAGGTGCATACGATCCTTGAGGGCACCGGCGATAGCGCCGAGTTCCGCGTAATCAGCCGCGCGGCGTCCAAAGATGGCGGCGAGCCGACCTGGCAGGAGCATGCGCGCGGCAACGTGGGCGTCGCGACGGACGCGCCTGGAAGCTATCAGGTCGATGCGTGGATCGAGCGCTGCGGCGGCCAGGCGATCGAAGTGTCCGAGGAAGAGGTCAGAAAGGCCGAGCGCTTCGTCTACTGGGGGCCGCGCTGGATGAGCCTGAAGCGGGCCTATGCCAGCGAGCGCGAGGGCCTGGCGGTGCTCGAAATGCCGCCCGCGTTCGCCGACGATGTCGCCGAGTACGGCCTGCATCCGGCGCTGCTCGACGTGGCGACGGCCTTCGGCAATGGCCTGGCGGGCCAGGGCGAGAGCTACCTGCCGCTCTCCTACGGCAGCCTCACGGCCTACGGCGCGCTGCCCGGCAGCGTGTACAGCTATGTCCGCTACAAGCCCGACGCCGACGATAGCCGCGAGACGATCTCCTTCGACATCACGATCGTTGATCAGCAGGGCGCGGCCCGGGTGGAGATTCGCGATTTTACCATGCGGCGAGTATCACAGTCGGCGACGCGGCTGCGCGAGACGGCGGAGAGCAAGCGCGCGGGCGAGAGCGTCCCGGCGGCTGCGGCGACCAACGGCAGCCAGAGCGCTTCGGTCGTCACCGGCATTCTGTCGAAAGAGGGCGTCGAGGTGTTCAAGCGGATCATGTCGCGCAGCAGGCTGCCGCAGATCGTCGTGTCGACCCGCGATCTGCATATGGCGATCGAGCGCGCCAGCTCGATCGGCGAGTCGCGCATCGTCGAGGCGATCGATCAGGTCAGCCAATCGCGGCCAGCGCATCCCCGGCCCAACGTGCAGACGCCGTTCGTCGCGCCGCGCAGCGAAACCGAGCAGTGGCTCTCCACCGTGTGGCAGGCAGTGCTCGGCATTGAGCAGGTCGGGATCTACGATAACTTCTTCGAGCTGGGCGGCGACTCGGTCCTGGCGCTTCAGGTGATCGCCAAGTCCAAAGACCTGGGCGCGCAGTTGACGCCCGCGCAGCTCTTCCAGCATCAGACGATCGCCGAGCTGGCGGCGGCGATCAATCCCGGCGATCTTCCAGTCGTCGGTCACGAGCTAGCGGCAGGGCCGCTTCCGCTGACGCCGATCCAGCGCTGGCTCATGGAGCGGCAGATCGCCGCGCCGCAGCACGCCAGCCAGGCGATGCTGCTTGAGGTGCCGCCCGATCTCGACGGCGCGCTGCTGGCGCAGGCCGTCCGCCATCTGATCGACCACCACGCGGCGCTGCGCACGCGCATCGAGCTGACCTCCGACGGCTGGCAGCAGCGCGTGGCGGAGCGCGAGGAGCATCCGGTCTTCAGCGCGATCGATGTCTCGAACATCTCGCCTGAGGCGGCGCGGGCACAGATGCAGGCCGAGGCGGCGGCGCTTCAGGCCAGCCTCGATCTCCAACATGGGCCGCTGCTGCGCGTCGCGCTGTTCTACGCGGGCACCGCTCAGCCGGCGCATCTGCTGCTGGCGATCCATCAACTGGTTGTCGACGCGGGATCGTGGCCGCTCGTGCTGGCGGATCTGTGGACGGCGTATCGCCAGCTCAGCCAGGGCGCGGAGGTGGCGCTGCCGAGCGGCACCGCGCCGTTTAGCCGCTGGGCCGCTCAGATCGCGGAGCTGGCGCGCTCGCAGGACGTGCTCGACGAGCGGCGCTACTGGCAGACGCTCGACGCCGAGGTTGTGCCGCTGCCGCGCGATCTGGCAGCGCCCGATAGCGCCAACACCCAGAGCACCGCCGCAGCCGTGCGTGTCGCGCTCGACGCCGATACAACGCGGGCGCTGCTCGATGACGTGACCGATGCGTATCGCGCGCAGGTGTCCGATCTGCTGCTGACGGCGCTGGTCAACACGCTGGCTCGCTGGTCCGGAGATACCGGCCTGCTGCTCGATCTGCACGCCGATGGCCGCGACGCGCTCTCCGGCAGCGTGGATCTGTCGCGCACGGTCGGCTGCTTCACCACGCGCTACCCGCTGCGGCTGCCCTACGATCCCGCCGATGAGCTGAGCGCGGCGCTCAAGACTGTGAAAGAAGCCCTGCGGCGCGTGCCAGATCAAGGGCTTGGATACGGCCTGCTGCGCTATCTCAACGCGGATACCGCCGATTGGATGCGCGCGCTGCCGTCGCCTGAGGTGAGCTTCAGCTATCTGGGATCGCTCGACGCGCGCCTGCCATCCGACGCACCCTGGAAGCTTGATGGCGGAGATGTTGGACCGCTGCACAGCCCAGGCGATCGGCGGCCCTATCTGCTGGCGATCGAGGCGCGCATCGTCGGCGGCTGCCTTGAGCTGGAGTGGAGCTACAGCAGCGCGCTGCATCAGCACGCCACGATCGAGCGC